In Kitasatospora sp. NA04385, a single genomic region encodes these proteins:
- a CDS encoding ABC transporter substrate-binding protein, whose translation MTTPNRLAALSCAALVATTAAGCASVEKAAGGGGDGTITMGTTNVTSVLDPAGAYDAGSWLILNNTFQSLLSFPAGATDPQPDAAESCRFTGADALTYKCTLRSGLKFSNGHPLTAQDVKFSIDRVKKIADPSGPSPLLSTIASVDVSGDRDVVFHLESPDAVLPAKLASAAGSIVDHQVFPADKLLGNTSLVGSGPYKIDSVEMKGKAPSKVQLSANSSYQGIAQLRNSKFTVQYFDKPEELKTALDGKAVDLTDNSLDPAEAARIRADDLSGAGKLRVAEGASGDTRYLVFNTKDETAGNQAVRQAAAQLIDRKAISQDVYAGTVQPLYSVVPAGVAGHNTAFFDKYGEPDPAKAKRILNNAHVNTPVKLALTWSRARAGAAELEAVKQELENGGLFQVTVQQEPDWTAYQAGWKNGSYQAYTVGWTPDYSDADDYISPLVVNGGAYHNGWNNPQITDKLVPDSIKLTDRSGGGAYDQIQKILADAVPMVPLFQNKSFYVYHPGITGVDSTMDNTGVFRFWQIGRTSQ comes from the coding sequence ATGACCACGCCCAACCGCCTGGCCGCGCTCAGCTGCGCCGCTCTCGTCGCCACCACGGCCGCCGGCTGCGCCTCCGTCGAGAAGGCCGCCGGCGGCGGCGGTGACGGCACCATCACCATGGGCACCACCAACGTGACCAGCGTGCTCGACCCGGCCGGTGCGTACGACGCGGGTTCCTGGCTGATCCTCAACAACACCTTCCAGTCGCTGCTGAGCTTCCCGGCCGGCGCGACCGACCCGCAGCCCGACGCCGCCGAGTCCTGCCGCTTCACCGGCGCCGACGCCCTCACCTACAAGTGCACCCTGCGCAGCGGCCTGAAGTTCTCCAACGGGCACCCGCTGACCGCCCAGGACGTCAAGTTCTCGATCGACCGGGTCAAGAAGATCGCCGACCCGTCCGGCCCGAGCCCGCTGCTGTCCACCATCGCCTCGGTGGACGTCTCCGGCGACCGCGACGTCGTCTTCCACCTGGAGAGCCCCGACGCGGTGCTCCCGGCCAAGCTGGCCTCCGCGGCCGGCTCGATCGTCGACCACCAGGTCTTCCCGGCGGACAAGCTGCTCGGCAACACCTCCCTGGTCGGCTCCGGCCCCTACAAGATCGACTCGGTCGAGATGAAGGGCAAGGCCCCGAGCAAGGTCCAGCTCAGCGCCAACTCGAGCTACCAGGGCATCGCGCAGCTGCGCAACAGCAAGTTCACGGTGCAGTACTTCGACAAGCCCGAGGAGCTGAAGACCGCCCTGGACGGCAAGGCGGTCGACCTCACCGACAACAGCCTCGACCCCGCCGAGGCGGCCAGGATCAGGGCCGACGACCTCTCCGGCGCCGGCAAGCTCCGGGTCGCCGAGGGCGCCTCCGGCGACACCCGCTACCTGGTCTTCAACACCAAGGACGAGACCGCCGGCAACCAGGCCGTCCGGCAGGCCGCCGCCCAGCTGATCGACCGCAAGGCGATCTCCCAGGACGTGTACGCGGGCACCGTGCAGCCGCTGTACTCGGTCGTCCCGGCGGGCGTGGCCGGCCACAACACCGCCTTCTTCGACAAGTACGGCGAGCCCGACCCGGCCAAGGCCAAGCGCATCCTGAACAACGCGCACGTCAACACCCCGGTCAAGCTCGCCCTGACCTGGTCCCGGGCCCGGGCCGGCGCCGCCGAGCTGGAGGCCGTCAAGCAGGAGCTGGAGAACGGCGGCCTGTTCCAGGTGACCGTGCAGCAGGAGCCCGACTGGACGGCCTACCAGGCCGGCTGGAAGAACGGCAGCTACCAGGCCTACACCGTCGGCTGGACGCCCGACTACTCCGACGCCGACGACTACATCAGCCCGCTGGTGGTCAACGGCGGCGCCTACCACAACGGTTGGAACAACCCGCAGATCACCGACAAGCTGGTGCCCGACTCGATCAAGCTCACCGACCGCTCCGGCGGCGGCGCCTACGACCAGATCCAGAAGATCCTGGCCGACGCCGTCCCGATGGTCCCGCTGTTCCAGAACAAGTCCTTCTACGTCTACCACCCCGGCATCACCGGCGTGGACAGCACCATGGACAACACCGGCGTGTTCCGGTTCTGGCAGATCGGCCGCACCTCGCAGTGA
- a CDS encoding response regulator transcription factor, which translates to MTIRVLLVDDQPLLRTGFRMILEAESDLVVVGEAGDGQQALDQVRALQPDVVLMDIRMPRMDGVEATRRIAGPDRDGPAKVLVLTTFDLDEYVVEALRAGASGFLLKDVPAEELVQAIRVVADGAAMLAPSVTRRLLDMYATKLPSGDETPPQALTVLTEREVEVLRLVARGLSNAEIAAELFVSETTVKTHVGHVLTKLQLRDRVQAAVYAYESGLVRPGSL; encoded by the coding sequence GTGACGATCCGTGTGCTGCTGGTGGACGACCAGCCGCTGCTGCGTACCGGTTTCCGGATGATCCTGGAGGCCGAGTCCGACCTGGTGGTGGTCGGCGAGGCCGGCGACGGGCAGCAGGCGCTGGACCAGGTCCGCGCCCTGCAGCCGGACGTGGTGCTGATGGACATCCGGATGCCGCGGATGGACGGCGTGGAGGCGACCCGGCGGATCGCCGGGCCGGACCGGGACGGCCCGGCCAAGGTGCTGGTGCTGACCACCTTCGACCTGGACGAGTACGTGGTGGAGGCGCTGCGCGCGGGCGCCAGCGGCTTCCTGCTGAAGGACGTGCCGGCCGAGGAGCTGGTGCAGGCGATCCGGGTGGTGGCGGACGGCGCGGCGATGCTGGCCCCGTCGGTGACCCGCCGGCTGCTGGACATGTACGCCACCAAGCTGCCCTCGGGGGACGAGACGCCGCCGCAGGCGCTGACGGTGCTGACCGAGCGCGAGGTGGAGGTGCTGCGGCTGGTGGCGCGCGGCCTGTCGAACGCGGAGATCGCCGCCGAGCTGTTCGTCTCGGAGACCACGGTGAAGACGCACGTCGGCCACGTGCTGACCAAGCTCCAGCTGCGCGACCGGGTGCAGGCGGCGGTGTACGCGTACGAGAGCGGCCTGGTCCGCCCGGGCTCGCTGTAG
- a CDS encoding RecB family exonuclease → MQQTDPPPAPRPAARPTGLSPSRAGDFMTCPLLYRLRVIDRLPEPPSAAATRGTLVHAVLERLFDHPPAERTPQRALGLLGPQWERLLGERPELAELFPGEPEKLAGWLADAEKLVEKWFRLEDPARLHPVERELYVETALPSGLLLRGYIDRVDVAPSGEVRLVDYKTGRAPSRDFEGRAMFQMKFYALVVWRWKGVVPKRLQLVYLGGGGDVVTYDPDEADLLAVERKLEALWEAISAAVATGDFPATRNRLCDWCDHRASCPEFGGTPPPYPLPLTTVTIPGKES, encoded by the coding sequence ATGCAGCAGACCGACCCTCCGCCCGCTCCGCGGCCGGCCGCCCGGCCGACCGGGCTGTCGCCGTCCCGGGCGGGTGACTTCATGACCTGCCCGCTGCTGTACCGGCTGCGGGTGATCGACCGGCTGCCGGAGCCGCCGTCCGCGGCCGCCACCCGCGGGACGCTGGTGCACGCGGTGCTGGAGCGGCTGTTCGACCACCCGCCGGCCGAGCGCACGCCGCAGCGGGCGCTCGGGCTGCTGGGCCCGCAGTGGGAGCGGTTGCTGGGGGAACGGCCGGAGCTGGCCGAACTGTTCCCGGGCGAGCCGGAGAAGTTGGCCGGCTGGCTGGCGGACGCCGAGAAGCTGGTGGAGAAGTGGTTCCGGCTGGAGGACCCGGCCCGGCTGCACCCGGTGGAGCGGGAGCTGTACGTGGAGACCGCGCTGCCCTCGGGCCTGCTGCTGCGCGGGTACATCGACCGGGTGGACGTCGCGCCGTCCGGCGAGGTGCGGCTGGTGGACTACAAGACCGGCCGGGCTCCCTCGCGGGACTTCGAGGGCCGGGCGATGTTCCAGATGAAGTTCTACGCACTGGTGGTGTGGCGCTGGAAGGGCGTGGTCCCCAAGCGCCTGCAGCTGGTGTACCTGGGCGGCGGCGGGGACGTGGTGACGTACGACCCGGACGAGGCCGACCTGCTGGCGGTGGAGCGGAAGCTGGAGGCGCTGTGGGAGGCGATCTCGGCGGCGGTGGCCACCGGTGACTTCCCGGCGACGCGCAACCGGCTGTGCGACTGGTGCGACCACCGGGCGTCCTGCCCGGAGTTCGGCGGCACTCCCCCGCCGTACCCGCTGCCACTGACCACTGTGACCATTCCCGGCAAGGAGTCGTAG
- a CDS encoding site-2 protease family protein: MDDTEGRAPEKPKPDDQPRGGILMGRPFGVPVYVTPSWFLVAALITWIFGSRLAEVLPDLGAARYLLAFSFAVAFYGSVLVHELAHTVVGLRYKLGVRRIQLQFLGGVSEIEKEADRPWREFWLAFVGPLLSLLLGGAFWLGLRAVEPATVPGVLLAGLMVSNLVVAAFNLLPGLPLDGGRMLRAVVWAVTGNPMKGTRAAVWVGRALAIAVVLGLPVLSSSQDVERSATEAMVDGVLAAILGFIIWQGAGNSLRNARLKEVLPRLKVRELARRSIDVPADTPLGEAMRRAREVHAGAIVVVDGRGEPVAVVKESAVSAVPEHRRPWIAVTAVSRDVEPGLTVPVDLAGEQILDVLRRAPATEYLVVRPDGSVYGVLSLTDLERRLTAALQGRAAGAG, encoded by the coding sequence GTGGACGACACCGAGGGGCGGGCACCGGAGAAGCCGAAGCCCGACGACCAGCCGCGCGGCGGCATCCTGATGGGCCGTCCGTTCGGCGTGCCCGTCTACGTCACCCCGTCCTGGTTCCTGGTCGCCGCGCTGATCACCTGGATCTTCGGCAGTCGGCTCGCCGAGGTCCTGCCCGACCTCGGCGCCGCCCGCTACCTGCTGGCCTTCTCCTTCGCCGTCGCCTTCTACGGCTCGGTGCTGGTCCACGAGCTCGCCCACACCGTGGTCGGACTGCGCTACAAGCTCGGCGTGCGCCGCATCCAGCTCCAGTTCCTCGGCGGCGTCTCCGAGATCGAGAAGGAGGCCGACCGCCCCTGGCGCGAGTTCTGGCTCGCCTTCGTCGGCCCGCTGCTCTCGCTGCTGCTCGGCGGCGCCTTCTGGCTCGGCCTGCGCGCCGTCGAACCCGCCACCGTCCCCGGCGTGCTGCTCGCCGGCCTGATGGTCTCCAACCTGGTCGTCGCCGCCTTCAACCTGCTCCCCGGCCTCCCGCTGGACGGCGGGCGGATGCTGCGCGCCGTCGTCTGGGCCGTCACCGGCAACCCGATGAAGGGCACCCGGGCCGCGGTCTGGGTCGGCCGCGCCCTGGCGATCGCCGTCGTCCTCGGCCTGCCGGTCCTCAGCTCCTCCCAGGACGTCGAGCGCTCCGCCACCGAGGCCATGGTCGACGGCGTGCTCGCCGCCATCCTCGGCTTCATCATCTGGCAGGGCGCGGGCAACTCGCTGCGCAACGCCCGCCTCAAGGAGGTGCTGCCCCGGCTCAAGGTCCGCGAGCTGGCCCGCCGCAGCATCGACGTCCCCGCCGACACCCCGCTCGGCGAGGCCATGCGCCGGGCCCGCGAGGTCCACGCCGGGGCGATCGTGGTGGTCGACGGCCGCGGCGAACCCGTCGCCGTGGTCAAGGAGTCCGCGGTCAGCGCCGTCCCCGAGCACCGCCGCCCCTGGATCGCCGTCACCGCCGTCTCCCGGGACGTCGAACCCGGCCTCACCGTCCCCGTCGACCTGGCCGGCGAACAGATCCTCGACGTGCTGCGCCGCGCCCCCGCCACCGAGTACCTGGTGGTCCGCCCGGACGGCTCGGTCTACGGCGTGCTCTCCCTCACCGACCTCGAACGCCGCCTCACCGCCGCCCTCCAGGGCCGGGCCGCGGGCGCGGGCTGA
- a CDS encoding tRNA (adenine-N1)-methyltransferase, with the protein MSEPTGAARRRGPFKVGDQVQLTDPKGRHYTFTLQAGNQFHTHKGMFPHDELIGAPEGTVVRTTGNVPYLALRPLLPDYVLSMPRGAAVIYPKDAGQILAMADIFAGARVVEAGVGSGALSTYLLRAVGDTGTLASYERRQDFADIAKGNVERYFGGPHPAWKLTVGDLQDNLVETDVDRVILDMLAPWECLDVAAKALVPGGLICCYVATTTQMSRTVEALREHGCFTEPQAWETMVRTWHLEGLAVRPDHRMIGHTGFLLTARRLADGVEPPLRRRRPAKGSYGEDYETGPETELTLAERAAVRKAQREAASHDARELPQ; encoded by the coding sequence ATGTCCGAACCGACCGGTGCCGCCCGCCGACGCGGGCCCTTCAAGGTCGGGGACCAGGTCCAGCTGACCGACCCCAAGGGCCGCCACTACACGTTCACGCTCCAGGCCGGGAACCAGTTCCACACCCACAAGGGTATGTTCCCGCACGACGAGCTGATCGGCGCTCCCGAGGGCACGGTCGTCCGCACGACGGGCAACGTCCCGTACCTCGCGCTGCGCCCCCTGCTCCCCGACTACGTCCTGTCCATGCCGCGCGGCGCGGCCGTGATCTACCCCAAGGACGCGGGGCAGATCCTGGCCATGGCCGACATCTTCGCCGGCGCCCGGGTGGTCGAGGCGGGCGTCGGGTCCGGCGCCCTCTCCACCTACCTGCTGCGCGCCGTCGGCGACACCGGCACGCTCGCCTCCTACGAGCGCCGGCAGGACTTCGCCGACATCGCGAAGGGCAACGTCGAGCGCTACTTCGGCGGCCCGCACCCGGCCTGGAAGCTCACCGTCGGCGACCTCCAGGACAACCTGGTCGAGACCGACGTCGACCGGGTCATCCTGGACATGCTCGCCCCTTGGGAGTGCCTGGACGTCGCCGCCAAGGCGCTCGTCCCCGGCGGCCTGATCTGCTGCTACGTGGCCACCACCACCCAGATGTCGCGCACCGTCGAGGCGCTGCGCGAGCACGGCTGCTTCACCGAGCCGCAGGCCTGGGAGACCATGGTCCGCACCTGGCACCTGGAGGGCCTGGCCGTCCGCCCGGACCACCGGATGATCGGCCACACCGGCTTCCTGCTCACCGCCCGCCGCCTCGCCGACGGCGTCGAGCCCCCGCTGCGCCGCCGCCGCCCGGCCAAGGGCTCCTACGGCGAGGACTACGAGACCGGTCCGGAGACCGAGCTCACCCTCGCCGAGCGCGCCGCCGTCCGCAAGGCGCAGCGCGAGGCCGCCTCGCACGACGCGCGGGAGCTGCCGCAGTAG
- a CDS encoding ferredoxin — MAGTGEALEVWIDQDLCTGDGICAQYAPEVFELDIDGLAYVKGADDELRQQPGESVPVPLTLLQDVVDSAKDCPGDCIHVRRAADGVEVYGPDAD; from the coding sequence ATGGCGGGGACGGGCGAGGCACTCGAAGTCTGGATCGACCAGGATCTGTGCACCGGGGACGGCATCTGCGCGCAGTACGCACCCGAGGTCTTCGAACTCGACATCGACGGCCTGGCCTACGTCAAGGGCGCGGACGACGAGCTGCGCCAGCAGCCGGGCGAGAGCGTGCCCGTCCCGCTGACGCTCCTTCAGGACGTGGTGGACTCCGCCAAGGACTGCCCGGGCGACTGCATCCACGTCCGCCGCGCGGCGGACGGCGTCGAGGTCTACGGGCCGGACGCGGACTGA